One Halioglobus japonicus DNA segment encodes these proteins:
- the flgN gene encoding flagellar export chaperone FlgN: protein MDSQSDSALQALSAKCNELTALEDILTQERSELCRINPDGEQLLRIAERKQTYFHSLLQIEEQLATIQEEVDLASMNDATPDNESLMKVQLLNDLHDKAVVVSQLNKGNGLMIHERMLSNERILEFIRDANHNWIYGPEGTTAPYESHISSHA, encoded by the coding sequence ATGGATTCGCAATCTGACAGTGCCTTGCAGGCGCTTAGTGCCAAATGTAACGAGTTAACTGCTCTGGAAGATATTCTTACCCAAGAGCGTTCTGAGTTGTGCAGGATCAACCCTGACGGCGAGCAACTTCTTAGGATCGCAGAGCGCAAACAGACCTATTTTCATTCACTGCTTCAGATAGAAGAGCAATTGGCTACGATTCAGGAAGAAGTTGACTTGGCATCGATGAATGATGCGACCCCCGATAACGAGAGCCTGATGAAAGTTCAATTGCTCAACGACCTACACGACAAGGCTGTCGTTGTCAGCCAGTTAAACAAGGGTAATGGCCTGATGATCCATGAGCGGATGTTGAGCAATGAGCGCATTCTGGAGTTCATTCGCGACGCCAATCATAATTGGATATACGGTCCTGAAGGCACCACGGCACCCTATGAATCGCATATATCCTCCCATGCCTGA
- the flgB gene encoding flagellar basal body rod protein FlgB: protein MYDKLNAMFQFHEQNLGLRHYRQTLLANNIANADTPNYKATDIRFSDALSKATDNSHVSRQFAHPVRQVKGHIALETPVQTSFGNSDLLYRIPSQASIDGNSVDIDQERAEFLDNSVRYQAALTLANSYLKGLRTAMQSE from the coding sequence ATGTACGACAAGCTCAATGCAATGTTTCAGTTTCATGAGCAGAATCTGGGTTTGCGGCACTACAGGCAAACCCTTTTGGCAAACAATATTGCCAATGCAGACACGCCAAATTACAAGGCGACGGATATCCGTTTCTCCGACGCTTTGTCCAAAGCAACCGACAACTCACATGTTTCCAGACAATTCGCGCACCCGGTGCGACAAGTAAAGGGACATATAGCACTCGAAACTCCTGTCCAAACCTCGTTCGGAAATAGCGACCTGCTCTATCGTATTCCGAGCCAGGCCTCGATCGATGGCAACAGTGTGGATATTGATCAGGAGAGAGCGGAGTTTCTTGATAACTCGGTTCGTTATCAGGCAGCGTTGACGCTGGCCAACAGCTATCTGAAAGGGCTGAGAACAGCCATGCAGTCGGAATAG
- a CDS encoding EAL and HDOD domain-containing protein, producing the protein MPDSAPLLAMRAIYASDLELAAIEPLLEANQDRHSRLATIELINEEYSDLIEGPAQRPAPIFLPAQLASALPPGLSTELFVPVLSPLQAQDSDIQDVFQRLADAGYRLALEVSDAHPPPPVSWLQQAHIIKLQYGAQGIQGAQKIAQVAEQYDLELAVDNVPGHEEFLALQELGYCFFSGILLDKPDCASGGQLSNNRMTLLQLLSALRDDSTNASDIETIVLNDPGLTFKILRMVNSAALSLSREVDSLAHAVNLLGVQQLQRWVSLFLLETAPGQPTELFRASLIRARMCEILAEMADRDQPLTYFLTGLLSNLDLIAEIPMDELVDQLPLNQEIRDALLDKSGPMGQVVGEVAHYEAGEFEQLTYLIPKAHYEPCYRHCNAWATQIQRSLSH; encoded by the coding sequence ATGCCTGACTCTGCACCACTACTGGCCATGCGCGCCATTTATGCGAGCGATCTAGAACTGGCTGCCATCGAACCACTGCTCGAAGCCAACCAGGACCGGCACTCCAGGCTCGCCACCATCGAACTGATCAACGAAGAATACAGCGATCTCATCGAAGGACCTGCGCAACGTCCAGCGCCGATCTTTCTGCCGGCACAACTTGCCAGCGCGCTGCCCCCGGGACTCTCGACAGAGTTGTTCGTGCCTGTTCTGAGCCCCCTGCAAGCCCAGGACAGCGATATCCAGGACGTGTTTCAACGTCTCGCAGACGCAGGTTACCGGCTTGCCCTAGAAGTCTCTGATGCACATCCACCACCCCCGGTTTCCTGGCTGCAGCAAGCCCACATCATCAAACTACAATACGGCGCACAGGGCATACAGGGCGCCCAAAAAATCGCCCAGGTGGCAGAACAGTACGACCTTGAACTAGCTGTAGACAACGTACCCGGCCATGAGGAATTCCTGGCCCTCCAGGAACTCGGCTACTGCTTCTTCTCCGGAATTCTTCTCGATAAACCGGACTGCGCCAGCGGTGGTCAACTCAGTAACAACAGGATGACGCTTCTGCAGTTACTCAGCGCGCTACGCGACGATTCCACCAATGCCAGCGACATTGAAACCATCGTCCTCAACGATCCAGGCCTCACCTTCAAGATTCTCAGGATGGTCAATTCAGCGGCTCTGAGCCTGAGTCGCGAAGTGGATTCACTCGCCCACGCGGTAAACCTTCTGGGCGTTCAGCAGCTGCAGCGCTGGGTAAGCCTATTTCTGCTGGAAACCGCGCCTGGGCAACCCACGGAACTCTTCCGAGCATCATTGATCCGCGCTAGGATGTGCGAGATACTCGCAGAGATGGCGGACAGGGACCAACCGCTGACCTATTTCCTCACCGGCTTGCTATCAAATCTCGATCTCATCGCAGAAATCCCCATGGACGAGCTTGTCGACCAACTACCGCTCAATCAGGAGATCCGCGATGCGCTGCTTGATAAGAGCGGGCCAATGGGGCAGGTCGTCGGTGAAGTAGCGCATTACGAAGCCGGTGAATTCGAGCAACTCACCTACCTGATTCCCAAGGCGCACTACGAGCCCTGCTATCGCCACTGCAATGCCTGGGCCACCCAGATACAGCGGTCCCTAAGTCACTGA
- the flgA gene encoding flagellar basal body P-ring formation chaperone FlgA, translated as MSATVCIYKGRASSAIACVVALSFYLAMTMTAALAASATDIPANDPRTIAREHIETELAHVGTSVSATLLPSRHDLSDCANPVAFLQSKKFNANGRLFVGLQCQGALERTVFLPAQINVQGAYLVATTSIKQGTLVTPAMLEVRKGELTSMIESTFSEPSDAIGKMAARNIERGGIIKRAYLQQALLVRRGQPVFYEIIGSGFRISGRGEALQEGHAGDLVNVRTEGSKLLAGRLSPEGVVKVSF; from the coding sequence ATGAGCGCAACCGTTTGTATATATAAAGGCAGAGCCTCCTCGGCAATCGCCTGTGTAGTGGCGCTCTCCTTCTACCTGGCGATGACCATGACAGCCGCGCTGGCTGCGAGCGCAACGGACATCCCGGCGAACGATCCACGCACCATTGCTAGAGAGCACATTGAGACGGAATTAGCCCATGTCGGCACCAGTGTCTCTGCCACACTGCTTCCCAGTCGCCACGATCTTAGTGACTGCGCCAACCCGGTTGCCTTTCTGCAGAGCAAAAAATTCAATGCTAATGGCCGGCTTTTCGTGGGCCTGCAATGCCAGGGCGCTCTAGAGCGAACGGTCTTTCTTCCCGCCCAAATCAATGTTCAGGGCGCGTATCTGGTGGCTACTACGTCGATCAAGCAGGGCACGCTGGTGACACCCGCGATGCTAGAAGTCCGCAAGGGCGAGCTGACATCCATGATCGAATCTACATTTTCAGAACCATCTGATGCCATTGGTAAAATGGCAGCGCGCAATATAGAGCGTGGCGGGATTATCAAGCGCGCCTATCTACAGCAGGCTCTACTGGTCAGGCGTGGCCAGCCAGTGTTCTACGAGATTATTGGCAGCGGTTTCAGAATCAGTGGTCGGGGCGAAGCCTTACAAGAAGGTCACGCCGGCGACCTGGTGAATGTGCGCACCGAAGGCAGCAAATTACTCGCCGGACGACTGAGCCCCGAGGGCGTGGTAAAAGTCAGTTTCTAG
- the flgM gene encoding flagellar biosynthesis anti-sigma factor FlgM produces the protein MKINNTSPPVPLPLNNQGKAGPARELSSGTPGTGSTSAKLSSELQQKLSDSSFDVSSLRVNEVRQAIVEGRLQINPERIAEGLINNFKGK, from the coding sequence ATGAAGATTAACAACACCAGCCCACCGGTGCCCTTACCCCTAAACAATCAAGGCAAGGCAGGACCGGCTCGCGAGTTAAGCAGCGGTACTCCCGGTACCGGCTCGACCAGTGCCAAGCTATCCAGCGAACTGCAGCAGAAACTCAGCGACTCCAGCTTCGACGTCAGCAGTCTGAGAGTTAACGAGGTACGTCAGGCTATCGTCGAAGGACGTTTGCAAATCAATCCGGAGAGGATAGCTGAGGGCTTGATCAACAACTTCAAAGGAAAGTAA